Genomic segment of Ailuropoda melanoleuca isolate Jingjing chromosome 1, ASM200744v2, whole genome shotgun sequence:
tggtCATGGACTATTCCAGGAAAATTTAATTATACAACTTTTGAGGAGTTCCAACAGTGTCTACCCTAAGACATGACATGAAATTGCTCTTAGAAAAATATTGGTTTGATGAGAAGACAGATGTTAGTGTATTTTGGAGAAATTTGGTTAGTTTCTGACTAGACTTCATTTCAGCACAATCATTTCCTAGAGGGcaatcgcttttttttttttgagaaagggcaaactaaattttaaattagcaTCAGAATTTTACCCATAATTACCCAACCAATATTGAAATAGATGCCAGTAAGTATGCAAAGATTAACAGAATTTCAGTTacaaaatttggaggaaaaaaatcttagtaatgtacaaaaatattgacaaatttaAGCTAGAATTAGCTCtaggatgttttatttttactttaaaaggatGGACAACTAGAGAACAGCAGAAATGCTGTTAAAACTCCTATTTGCTTAAAGTTGTTCATACTAATGAAAAAAGGTTAATAGTCTCTAAGTTaaatttcacaaaatgaaatCACTGCCTTCTGATTTAACTTTCAGGGGTAAGACGGCAAAACCCAAGCatcagactttctttttctgtccatAAACACATACAAAAGTCAACATCAATACAAATgataatgtaagaaaataaacacatggttATATCTCAGGTCCCACAACAAAAGATATTATGATATTTAACTCTCCTACAGTaaagccccattttttttttcctggaatagcAGATTAATTGAAATGTGAAATCCCTAAATTTCAGGCAATTTAGCAATTGATTTTGAATTTGACACCAGATACAATGGTGTGAAAAGCTATAAAACCCCAGTGTTTTCCATGTCATTTAGCAAAGAGAGGTGGGAGAACCCTCTACCAAACTTCACCTGCTACTCCATTCCAGGCCCAGTTTCTGATTACTCTCTCAGTTCCAACACTTCCAAACTGTCAATCTGTCCCACTGAGCCACACCCCAACTCTTAACTCCTTTTGCATCAAGAGCCTAGTTTCCTGTCAACTAATCCCTAATTTTCCAGAAAACTCTGATTTTTCTGATTTCACATTGATCATAAACCATTTTAAATCGAAGAAAATGCTACAATGGTTAAAATAATTGAAGTGGAGATGAAAACTACATTACTTTAGTGTTATGGAAGATGCATTTCAAGTGCTCTGCAAATACATGGCAAAGTAGCAAGAAAACTTACCCTGCCTGGGTTCCTAACTACCCGGTATGGTATTATCTTGCTTTGATTACTAGTCAGGACAAGAAGGGAAGCAAAGGCCATAAAACATGCATTTTTGGGAAACAGAATGGCGCTTGAAAATTTCTTGGGAGTTCGCCAAGGCATTTTTATATCCATAAGGATTGTCAAACTTAGTACATCACAGTTATTAAAAAAGCAAAGGGTTGGGACTCCTTCTTACCACTGAGTTTGGCAGAAACACATTTACATGCTCCTCCCTTGTAATCACACAGTCCTTTATAGACAATGAGTGTGACCATTCTGAAGAGTCTATGATAGAAGAGAGCTTCATAATCCAGCTTTACTACATTACAAAACACTCCTTCTCCCCATGCATTACTTTGTATATCTCTGAAACATctgaaaaatacttttctgtgACTTACTAGGCTGTAGGGAATGAGCACTTTTAGATACATTACAATTATCTCTAGAAGAATTTGGCATCTTTCTCCCATTAACTGAATGTTTCAACTGGATCTTAAAAGACGACtgccaattttcattttttgagccTCTCCGAGATTTTGAATGCTCTCCATCAGTCTGTCTTTTGAAGCTCCTGTCTTTGGAATTCTTCCTCTGTCCATTTAGCAGTCTGTCTGGAGGTGAAGATGTAGGACGTAAAGGGTACTCATCTGGGGATCCTTTTTGCCGGTTTGGCTTCTTTTGTTCTGTATCTAATTCTTTCTGAAGCTCTAACGCTAACAACCTATCCTGTTCTTCTTGTTTATGTCTCTCAAAAAGCAAGCATTCCAAATCTATCAGTTTTTGGGTAAAGctgatttctgtttcctcttggTCTGAGGAAGCTTCggggaacattttctttctttttgcagaaACACATGAATCCCTGACTGCTTCAGACAAAGATTCCgggttttttcttttggaaacatCTTTACTGATCGGTAGGCAAGACTCTTCATTTTTTGTCTCAACTGTATTATTCCCGATTACCCGTGTCATACCTGATAAAGTGCACCCACTCTCTGTTTTGCCACAAGGCCTAACTGCAGCTTCTCCAGAGCAGGGAACTCTGGCTTCAGGTCCCTCATGATTTAGGACACATAACTCTTCACCATGATTGGTCGGTCTCATTTTGACTTTTCCTTCAGGGCACCATTCTCTACCGCTGGCACATAACTGAGGCATCGGTGACTCTGAAGACTCTTCACCTTGTTCTTGAATTTCCATGCATATTTGTGGAGAAAGTGTTGGCATATCTTCCTCGATTTCTGTATCTTGCCACATAGGGCTCTTTACAACACTACTATCAGTTTCctgtagaaaacagaaaaagaccgAGTGAGCCATGGGGAAAAACATCAAGTCATAACAGAGAAGTCTAATTATCGTGATACTCTGAGTTTTCGCTCTAAGATAGTTAGCATCACTACTAATAACACATTAATTCTGAATAGTATTTTTATCGTGTGTGCCAATTTAGATTAAGGCATTCCTTCATTTTCACTCCCATGAAAACCTACAGATTAAAACCCACAAACTAGATTCTGTGTATGGCCAATAAACTGGCACCAGGACCTAACCTCTCTTTCACCTTATGAACTTCCTCTAGCCTAGAGGTTTTAGCCCCTTTTTGTGCCGTGGACTCTCTACCATTCAGCATTTTAGTGACGCTTACAGACCTCTtctgaatactttaaaatataaaaataagtacataggATTACAAAGGGAATAATTTATACTGCAAcacaattattaaaatgttgtCATTCCTGATGTAATGTGCATCTATTAATACATTAAATAGTAAGATCTAAGGAGGATGTCTAATACCGAAGAAGGGATGAGTAACAGTATCTCAAGAAACCTGCCACAAATGTAACATGATAAAAACCTGTGCTTTCCACTGATGACCAAGGGCACAGCTTTTGCTAACAGTATTATGGTTTGATGTATACATTTGTAATTAAAGGAGTGACAGGTTAGGTAAAAGTAAAGATAAATCTTTTCCTCCATTTAAGTTCATATGTACTCTCTAGATTCTAACCACAGACCCAGACCTTAGGTTAAGAAcccttgcttaaaaaaaaaaaagaaaagaaagacagaaaaaaaggaaggaaggaaagaaaaagaagaggaaaattaaaaaaaaaaaaaaaaaaaaagaacccttacCTTTGccagtatatttttcttttcacttgcaGGTCTTAGGTAAGTAAAGACCTAGGATTAGTTTTGACCATAGAAAAGCCTTATTAAGAAAGGCTTTGGTGAAAATCTGCCTCAGAACAAAAGTTACTCCTTGTTGTTAGAGACCTTAAATCTGTTCTTTTACCTACTTCGATTTGCTTTTATGATTCCTTATAGCATTTCTTATGAACCAGATCGGTCTGGACTGGATAAATTCCAGGTTACTTACCTAGTTTTGCTATGAATATGAACACCAGGGTAGGACAAATACCCCACCCTACAAGGCCTCCTCCATCCTCAGTTCTAGTATGAGCCAGACCATCTGGACTCGAATCCTCCCCCTAGCATCTCTACTTAAGGGACCCTGCACAAGTCTCTTATCTACGTGCGCCTTAGTTAACtcttaactgtaaaatgggcacaagaaTGAATACCTACCTTACAGAGTTGGTGCTTGTGATGGAGactgaagaaaataatacataatctggcacatggtaaacgCCAATTAAATGATAGGTTTTAAACTACCCAGCTGAGTTTTAAAACCTCTTAGTAAAGGGTTAACAAAACTTCTTTGTAGGAAATCAACCTTGGTGTCAGCTCACATTTCCTAGTTCCATTTTCCTGGAAACCTGATAAAGGTGCAATGTCACCTGTGTTACTAGGCCACATAGCTTATGGTAAAAATGACCTCACCAGTGAACTGCATCTATAATAAGAGAACTATGAGTGATCTATAAGCACCCAATAGGAAACCAAATCTTGGCTTCTGTAATGGACTTATAAGTCTTCTGACCTGGCGTGttccctcccaggacccctggaaGCTACACCCATGGGTTGTTACAATAAATAACTGACTTTTATGGGGCACAGGGCTTCTAAGCCAGGGTGGTTACCACAGTCCTTGCATTGTCTCATTTCCAGGCTGTCACTTAAAAGCTCTACAGTGAAGACTCCTGCTGCACAGATATGCCTGATGCTTCCCCACTTGCATGCTGTTACTCATCCTCTAATTTTCACTTAACCTGAAGCTGGTACCGGGGGTAGCCTATTCAGTTTTGCGAGTTTGATTGTCTAAGCCCGGGATCCACAAAGCATGGCCCGTAAACCAAATTCAGCCTGCTGCTTGCTTTTATAAATAGTTTTACTTGGTCAAAGAGAAGcgtatttgtttatgtattgtctgtggaTGCTTTCACGTGAAAACAGCATAGCTGAATAGAGTGGGCCACa
This window contains:
- the RNF168 gene encoding E3 ubiquitin-protein ligase RNF168 is translated as MAVPKSAIPSLSECQCRICVEILIEPITLPCNHTLCNPCFQSTVEKASLCCPFCRRRVSSWARYHTRRNSLVNMELWDIIQKHYPKECKLRVSGQESEEIVDDCQPVRILSKPGELRREYEEEISKVEAERRASEEEENKASEEYIKRLLAEEEEEEKQQAEKRRREMEEQLKSDEELARRLSININNFYDGSVLASPLDSRKSDTVTTKSQKKSKNKQTNTGDIHKYLSPKSQFGSASQFEIVQESRNSMLKETDSSVVKSPMWQDTEIEEDMPTLSPQICMEIQEQGEESSESPMPQLCASGREWCPEGKVKMRPTNHGEELCVLNHEGPEARVPCSGEAAVRPCGKTESGCTLSGMTRVIGNNTVETKNEESCLPISKDVSKRKNPESLSEAVRDSCVSAKRKKMFPEASSDQEETEISFTQKLIDLECLLFERHKQEEQDRLLALELQKELDTEQKKPNRQKGSPDEYPLRPTSSPPDRLLNGQRKNSKDRSFKRQTDGEHSKSRRGSKNENWQSSFKIQLKHSVNGRKMPNSSRDNCNVSKSAHSLQPSKSQKSIFQMFQRYTK